The following proteins come from a genomic window of Candidatus Methylomirabilota bacterium:
- a CDS encoding sigma-70 family RNA polymerase sigma factor, producing MAVTPPTVPPTPPDAGPPSRPTDIDERALLERCRAGDVEAFEPLVEKYRQRVWRLAYQVLRDREEAWDCAQDAFVRAFQSLGSFRGQSAFYTWLFRIAMNVATDRLRARGAQARAFGNQPVPEEEWERTAADPGVGPDEVTEGAQRRQRISQALDSLPPNARAIIMLSDVEGLSYREIASVLNCPIGTVMSRLHNARKRLRTVLGPMLAVVLCLAALLGAAGLVAPTAAQAPPAAPPPATAPAPAPATAKGTVHFEVRVLQASNPPPPNAPPGTPAGKQSLAPAGAPAPAEAQMDERLKQIVPRLRKAFAYRDYTPLDHHKVDVEFGASKRLPAPGDRWLEVTPRDLQGKSVRMQVRLLKGEKSEVTMNVVAGPGTPWMVVRDRQGPNALIFIIWADPVPAVPAAK from the coding sequence GTGGCCGTGACGCCTCCTACCGTTCCTCCGACGCCTCCGGACGCCGGGCCACCTTCTCGCCCGACCGATATCGATGAGCGTGCGCTCCTCGAGCGATGCCGGGCCGGTGACGTCGAGGCCTTCGAGCCCTTGGTGGAGAAATACCGGCAGCGCGTGTGGCGCCTGGCCTACCAGGTGCTCCGCGATCGCGAGGAGGCATGGGATTGCGCTCAGGACGCCTTCGTGCGGGCTTTCCAGTCGCTGGGATCCTTTCGCGGTCAGTCCGCCTTCTACACCTGGCTCTTTCGCATCGCCATGAACGTGGCCACCGATCGGCTCCGAGCGCGCGGCGCGCAGGCGCGCGCCTTCGGCAATCAGCCGGTGCCGGAGGAGGAATGGGAGCGCACGGCGGCCGATCCCGGCGTGGGACCCGACGAGGTGACGGAAGGAGCCCAGCGCCGCCAGCGCATCAGTCAGGCGCTCGACTCCTTGCCGCCCAACGCGCGAGCCATTATCATGCTCAGTGACGTCGAGGGACTGTCATACCGCGAGATCGCGTCCGTGCTCAACTGCCCGATCGGCACCGTGATGTCGAGGCTTCACAACGCGCGCAAGCGCCTGCGCACCGTGCTGGGGCCCATGCTTGCCGTTGTCCTTTGCCTGGCCGCCTTGCTCGGCGCGGCGGGCCTCGTCGCTCCAACCGCGGCGCAGGCGCCGCCCGCGGCGCCACCACCCGCAACCGCCCCCGCCCCCGCACCAGCAACCGCCAAGGGCACCGTGCACTTCGAGGTGAGGGTCCTTCAGGCGTCGAATCCACCGCCGCCGAACGCGCCGCCCGGCACCCCCGCCGGAAAGCAGAGCCTCGCGCCCGCGGGCGCGCCGGCGCCGGCGGAGGCGCAGATGGACGAGCGGCTCAAGCAGATCGTGCCGCGGCTGCGCAAGGCCTTCGCATACAGGGACTACACGCCGCTCGACCATCACAAGGTCGACGTCGAGTTTGGCGCGTCCAAGCGCCTCCCCGCCCCGGGCGATCGCTGGCTGGAAGTCACGCCGAGGGACCTCCAGGGCAAGTCGGTGCGCATGCAGGTGCGTCTGCTCAAGGGAGAAAAGTCCGAGGTGACGATGAACGTGGTTGCCGGGCCGGGAACTCCGTGGATGGTTGTGAGAGATCGTCAGGGTCCCAACGCGCTCATCTTCATCATCTGGGCCGATCCCGTCCCCGCCGTGCCCGCGGCGAAGTGA
- a CDS encoding histidine phosphatase family protein: MRPGRTTVYLARHGSVVGAESRRFIGHLDVPLSPRGEAESAALARRLAGTSLAAAYSSDLVRTRRTAEIVCAPHGIGVEPLRALREFSMGRWEGLTAEEIRTREPVAFEAWMADIGRFQFPEGESLAEVEARAWPAFEAIAARHAGESVLVVAHGGPNRIVLCRALGLPLERILMLGQDYAALSVLEAAGDRWLLRLLNHREPLASG, from the coding sequence ATGAGGCCGGGGCGCACGACCGTCTACCTCGCCCGCCACGGCAGCGTGGTCGGCGCGGAGAGCCGCCGCTTCATCGGACACCTCGACGTGCCGCTGTCTCCGCGCGGCGAAGCCGAATCTGCCGCGCTCGCCCGCCGCCTCGCCGGCACCTCCCTGGCCGCCGCGTACTCCAGTGACCTCGTGCGAACCCGCCGCACGGCGGAGATCGTGTGCGCGCCCCACGGGATCGGGGTGGAGCCTCTGCGCGCCCTGCGCGAGTTCTCGATGGGACGCTGGGAAGGCCTCACGGCCGAGGAGATCCGGACGCGCGAGCCGGTGGCCTTCGAGGCGTGGATGGCCGATATCGGGCGCTTTCAGTTTCCGGAGGGCGAGAGCCTGGCCGAGGTGGAGGCCCGCGCGTGGCCCGCCTTCGAGGCCATCGCCGCGCGGCATGCCGGGGAAAGCGTGCTGGTGGTCGCGCACGGCGGTCCCAACCGCATCGTCCTCTGCCGAGCCCTCGGCCTCCCCCTCGAGCGCATTCTCATGCTGGGACAGGACTACGCCGCGCTCTCCGTTCTGGAGGCGGCCGGCGACCGCTGGCTGCTGCGGCTCCTCAACCATCGCGAGCCTCTGGCCAGCGGCTGA
- a CDS encoding ABC transporter substrate-binding protein codes for MDQAAAALVGRRDFLRFVGGAAAAVTLRPGEAAAQRRPRRGGILKHIGVEPPSFDPQITVAYQTQLVSSFVRRTLFKFVNGAPYGPSDFTLVPDLATKAAVSKDGRVYTISLRKGVRWEARSPVHGRELVASDVKYSMERALRKSPYGHLLGRVEGIETPDSHTVRVTLTEAFAPFLHNQAEPWSCILPPEVEDKMGDFRAAESLIGCGPFVLERYEPGLKAVFARNPRYYGKGRPYLDRVEWLFVKDRATQLSLFRAGQVDIPFYDGRVPRADIGSFRRSNPTYPVAFWDWLANRTLAFRTDKAPWSDPRVRQAFSLAIDRKKWVAQHLEGQGWEDPGPVPAPMREWKLPAGELGEGVKWLHHNPGLAKKMLADAGFPHGMRVKCTNWPGYGTDYVEELGLLASSLKHIGVELSIVNEEYGNYIRGSFLGKFDEVSWGPSSLFTEVDGYLFNFFRTGQPNNRSHVSDTQLDGLLDAQRRYTARSSRKKIIDDIQRHAAAQVYYVYTPYPKNVSSWAPWVKNYGCKNSFDRGAQLEVVWLDR; via the coding sequence ATGGATCAGGCTGCCGCCGCGCTCGTCGGGCGACGTGATTTCCTCCGGTTCGTCGGAGGAGCCGCGGCCGCCGTCACCCTGCGGCCCGGAGAAGCGGCTGCCCAGAGGCGGCCCCGGCGCGGCGGGATCCTCAAGCATATCGGCGTCGAGCCTCCGAGCTTCGATCCCCAGATCACCGTCGCCTACCAGACGCAGCTCGTGTCCTCGTTCGTGCGCCGGACGCTGTTCAAGTTCGTCAACGGCGCCCCCTACGGCCCATCGGACTTTACCCTGGTGCCCGATCTGGCCACCAAGGCCGCCGTCTCCAAGGACGGGCGTGTCTACACGATCTCCCTGCGCAAAGGCGTCCGCTGGGAGGCGAGGTCTCCCGTCCACGGGCGCGAGCTCGTCGCCTCCGACGTCAAGTACTCGATGGAGCGGGCGCTCCGGAAGTCGCCCTACGGCCATCTGCTCGGCCGGGTCGAAGGAATCGAGACGCCTGACTCGCACACGGTTCGCGTGACCCTGACGGAAGCCTTCGCTCCTTTCCTCCACAATCAGGCCGAGCCGTGGAGCTGCATCCTGCCCCCCGAGGTCGAGGACAAGATGGGCGACTTCAGGGCCGCCGAGTCGTTGATCGGGTGCGGTCCCTTCGTCCTCGAGCGCTACGAGCCCGGGCTCAAGGCCGTCTTCGCGCGCAATCCGAGGTACTACGGCAAGGGACGGCCCTATCTCGACCGCGTGGAGTGGCTGTTCGTCAAGGACCGCGCGACCCAGCTCTCGCTCTTCCGCGCGGGGCAGGTGGACATTCCGTTCTACGACGGGCGCGTCCCCCGCGCGGACATCGGGTCGTTCCGGAGATCCAATCCGACCTACCCCGTGGCGTTCTGGGACTGGCTCGCCAACCGGACCCTCGCCTTCCGCACCGACAAGGCGCCGTGGAGCGACCCGCGCGTGCGGCAGGCTTTCTCCCTCGCCATCGATCGAAAGAAGTGGGTGGCCCAGCACCTCGAGGGGCAGGGCTGGGAAGATCCGGGGCCGGTGCCGGCGCCCATGCGCGAGTGGAAGCTGCCCGCGGGCGAGCTGGGCGAGGGGGTGAAGTGGCTCCACCACAACCCGGGGCTGGCGAAGAAGATGCTGGCGGACGCGGGATTTCCCCATGGCATGAGGGTCAAGTGCACCAACTGGCCCGGCTATGGGACGGACTATGTCGAGGAGCTCGGGCTTCTGGCCTCGAGCCTGAAGCACATCGGGGTGGAGCTCTCCATCGTCAACGAAGAGTACGGCAACTACATCCGCGGGTCGTTCCTCGGAAAGTTCGACGAGGTCTCCTGGGGGCCGTCGTCGCTCTTCACCGAAGTGGACGGCTACCTCTTCAATTTCTTCCGCACCGGTCAGCCCAACAACCGGAGCCACGTGTCGGACACCCAGCTCGACGGCCTCCTCGATGCGCAGCGGCGCTACACGGCCCGCTCGTCCCGGAAAAAGATCATCGACGACATCCAGCGGCATGCCGCGGCCCAGGTCTACTACGTCTACACGCCCTACCCGAAGAACGTGTCGTCCTGGGCGCCGTGGGTCAAGAACTACGGCTGCAAGAATTCTTTCGACCGGGGCGCGCAGCTCGAAGTGGTCTGGCTCGACCGGTAA
- a CDS encoding adenosylcobinamide-GDP ribazoletransferase — protein MAYLILAIRFLTIVPVPGREATGDEAFGRAAWWFPPIGLALGALLVGADRAFSYAFPPLLGGLLLLALWKILTGGIHLDGLADALDGLAGTDTDQRVAIMRDSRLGVFGAVGLVLHLLISAAALVALSWPGRTGVLLIAPVIGRLGPLLIAPLFPAATPGQGMGASFQAGLSRWAAPAHLVWLWALAGCFLGPWSALLLSLSLCAVLIWAVFLASRLGGLTGDALGSSVEIAELATLVAAAALMHLRVIP, from the coding sequence GTGGCGTACCTGATACTCGCGATCAGGTTCTTGACCATCGTGCCGGTGCCAGGGCGCGAGGCCACGGGAGACGAGGCCTTCGGGCGCGCGGCCTGGTGGTTTCCCCCCATCGGGCTGGCTCTGGGCGCCCTCCTCGTCGGCGCCGACCGGGCATTCTCCTATGCCTTCCCGCCGCTCCTGGGGGGACTTCTGCTCCTCGCCCTCTGGAAGATCCTCACGGGCGGCATCCATCTCGACGGGCTCGCCGATGCTCTCGATGGCCTCGCGGGGACAGACACGGACCAGCGCGTGGCCATCATGCGGGACAGCCGGCTCGGGGTCTTCGGCGCCGTCGGGCTTGTCCTGCATCTCCTGATCTCCGCGGCGGCCCTGGTCGCCCTGTCATGGCCGGGGCGTACGGGCGTGCTCTTGATCGCGCCCGTCATTGGCCGGCTCGGGCCGCTCCTCATCGCCCCGCTTTTTCCGGCGGCCACCCCGGGGCAGGGAATGGGCGCCTCCTTCCAGGCGGGACTGTCGCGATGGGCCGCGCCCGCGCATCTCGTCTGGCTCTGGGCGCTCGCGGGGTGCTTCCTTGGTCCCTGGAGTGCTCTCCTGCTCAGCCTCTCGCTCTGCGCGGTCCTGATCTGGGCGGTCTTTCTGGCCTCTCGCCTGGGTGGTCTCACCGGCGACGCCCTCGGGTCCTCGGTCGAGATCGCTGAGCTGGCCACCCTCGTCGCCGCCGCGGCCCTCATGCACCTCCGCGTGATCCCATGA
- a CDS encoding lysophospholipid acyltransferase family protein produces the protein MRTPVLDVFRPFLWLLARFYWRVRFEGVEHIPPGGPLVIAPNHLTFADPVLVCIPIRFPVHFMAWDALFEIPGLAWLIRRLRAFPVQLKTTDTRSTREAVRILGSGAAVMIFPEAGRSLDGSLQRFQPGAFRLACALKVPVLPVTILGGHEAWPPGRVLPRPGRLTIIYHPVVEPPTSPDARAAAQALLRSVRAAIAAPLPPGPSQSAVDPQ, from the coding sequence GTGCGCACGCCGGTGCTGGACGTTTTTCGTCCCTTCCTGTGGCTCCTGGCGCGATTCTACTGGCGCGTGCGCTTCGAGGGCGTCGAGCATATCCCGCCGGGCGGCCCCCTGGTCATCGCGCCCAACCATCTGACCTTTGCCGATCCCGTGCTCGTGTGCATCCCGATCCGCTTCCCTGTCCACTTCATGGCTTGGGACGCGCTGTTCGAGATTCCCGGGCTCGCGTGGCTCATCCGCCGCCTTCGCGCCTTCCCGGTACAGCTCAAGACCACCGACACCCGATCGACGCGAGAGGCCGTCCGCATCCTCGGATCGGGAGCCGCGGTGATGATCTTTCCGGAGGCGGGCCGGAGCCTCGACGGATCTCTCCAGCGCTTCCAACCCGGAGCCTTCCGGCTCGCCTGCGCCCTCAAAGTCCCCGTGCTGCCCGTGACCATCCTTGGCGGCCACGAGGCCTGGCCCCCGGGACGCGTCTTGCCACGCCCGGGACGGCTCACCATCATCTATCATCCTGTGGTCGAGCCTCCCACGTCCCCCGACGCGCGTGCCGCCGCCCAGGCGCTGTTGCGGAGCGTGCGAGCGGCGATCGCCGCGCCCCTGCCGCCCGGACCGAGCCAGTCCGCGGTCGACCCGCAGTGA
- a CDS encoding glycerophosphodiester phosphodiesterase family protein, producing MESRRPAPLVVARGGAADAAPAHTIAALEAALDVGADALWLGIQLSKDGHPVVFGHPLLDRVTDGRGRVSTLTVRELKRLDAGGWKAPRFRGQRIQTLPEVLERFRDRTRFWLELTNIAEASPTIEEKVISTLEIYDAVAASVVAAAGRASLTRIRAWSAEARLAAVWTRGTLEETIREAGVAQALCAEGRLITEDAFARIRAAGLECHVQIDDEPALADRLIVYGVDGIITSRPQPLLARLGRR from the coding sequence ATGGAGAGCCGCCGGCCCGCCCCTCTCGTGGTCGCCCGCGGTGGCGCCGCGGATGCAGCCCCCGCCCATACCATCGCGGCCCTGGAGGCGGCGCTCGACGTCGGGGCCGACGCGCTCTGGCTGGGGATCCAGCTCTCGAAGGACGGCCACCCCGTGGTGTTCGGCCACCCCCTGCTCGACCGGGTCACCGACGGCCGCGGTCGAGTCAGCACGCTGACCGTCCGCGAGCTCAAGCGTCTGGACGCCGGGGGCTGGAAGGCTCCACGCTTCCGCGGCCAGCGGATCCAGACGCTCCCGGAGGTGCTCGAGCGCTTCCGAGACCGGACGCGCTTCTGGCTCGAGCTCACGAACATCGCGGAGGCTTCCCCGACCATCGAGGAGAAGGTGATCTCGACGCTCGAGATCTACGACGCCGTCGCCGCGTCGGTGGTGGCCGCCGCGGGGCGCGCGAGCCTCACCCGCATCCGGGCATGGAGCGCCGAGGCCAGGCTGGCCGCCGTGTGGACGAGAGGCACCCTCGAAGAGACCATCCGCGAGGCGGGCGTGGCCCAGGCGCTGTGCGCGGAGGGTCGGCTGATCACGGAGGACGCGTTCGCCCGCATCCGCGCGGCGGGCCTCGAATGTCATGTGCAGATAGACGATGAGCCGGCCCTCGCGGACCGGCTCATCGTCTATGGCGTCGACGGAATCATCACCAGCCGGCCCCAGCCGTTACTGGCGCGGCTGGGCCGGCGGTAA
- a CDS encoding acyl-CoA carboxylase subunit beta, producing MSEERYFRERARIEQGHLKHRDKLKDEGKLFVRDRLKLLLDPGAEFQEDFLFARSQEAETPADGVVTGVGTVEGRPVCIMANDYTVKAGSWGEKTVQKIVRIQERAQRLQLPLLYLVDAAGGRISEQIKIFPGRYHAGRIFYNEVQLSGVVPQVCILFGPSPAGSAYLPALTDCVIMVDGKASLYVGSPRMVEMAIGEKTTLEELGGARMHCSVSGCGDVLAGSDEEAIEVAKRYLAFMPQSYRERPGAVETRAAAPGRSIEEIVPYDQRKWFDMYELIERVVDADSFFEIKRLFAREIITGFARIGGRAVGIVANQPKVKGGVLMVDSADKGARFIWLCNAYNIPLVYLADVSGFMVGTKVERAGIIRHGAKMVFATSQATVPKISVVVRKCYGAGLYAMCGPAFEPDAALSLPQGQVAIMGPEPAVNAVYYNKIMELPESERAAYVQGKRDEYVRDVDIYKLASEMLVDGIIAGSELRGELMKRLEYAASKQLEFPARRNPVLPV from the coding sequence GTGAGTGAGGAGCGCTATTTCCGGGAGCGTGCCCGCATCGAGCAGGGCCACCTCAAGCACCGAGACAAGCTCAAGGACGAAGGCAAGCTCTTCGTCCGCGACCGCCTGAAGCTTCTCCTCGACCCCGGCGCCGAGTTCCAGGAGGACTTTCTCTTCGCGCGCAGTCAGGAGGCCGAGACGCCGGCGGACGGCGTCGTCACGGGCGTGGGCACCGTGGAGGGCCGGCCGGTCTGCATCATGGCCAATGACTACACGGTCAAGGCCGGCTCCTGGGGCGAGAAGACCGTCCAGAAGATCGTGCGCATCCAGGAACGCGCACAGCGTCTTCAGCTCCCCCTCCTCTACCTCGTGGACGCGGCGGGCGGGCGCATCTCCGAGCAGATCAAGATCTTTCCCGGACGCTACCACGCCGGTCGCATCTTCTACAACGAGGTCCAGCTCTCCGGAGTGGTCCCGCAGGTGTGCATCCTGTTCGGTCCCTCGCCGGCCGGCTCCGCGTACCTGCCCGCCCTCACGGATTGCGTCATCATGGTGGACGGCAAGGCCAGCCTCTACGTCGGCTCTCCCCGCATGGTCGAGATGGCCATCGGCGAGAAGACCACGCTGGAGGAACTGGGGGGGGCCCGCATGCACTGCTCCGTATCGGGATGCGGCGACGTCCTCGCGGGTTCCGACGAGGAGGCCATCGAGGTCGCCAAGCGCTATCTCGCCTTCATGCCGCAGTCCTATCGGGAGCGCCCGGGGGCCGTGGAGACGCGCGCGGCCGCCCCCGGCCGTTCCATCGAGGAGATCGTCCCGTACGACCAGCGCAAGTGGTTCGACATGTACGAGCTCATCGAGCGGGTGGTGGACGCGGACTCGTTCTTCGAGATCAAGCGCCTCTTCGCCCGGGAGATCATCACGGGCTTCGCACGCATCGGCGGGCGCGCCGTCGGCATCGTGGCCAATCAGCCGAAAGTCAAGGGCGGGGTGCTCATGGTCGACTCCGCGGACAAGGGAGCGCGGTTCATCTGGCTCTGCAACGCGTACAATATCCCCCTCGTCTACCTCGCCGACGTCTCGGGCTTCATGGTCGGTACCAAGGTCGAGCGCGCCGGCATCATCCGTCACGGGGCCAAGATGGTCTTCGCCACCTCGCAGGCCACCGTTCCCAAGATCTCCGTGGTCGTGCGGAAGTGCTATGGCGCCGGACTGTATGCCATGTGCGGCCCGGCCTTCGAGCCGGACGCGGCCCTGTCGCTGCCGCAAGGGCAAGTGGCCATCATGGGCCCGGAGCCCGCCGTCAACGCCGTCTACTACAACAAGATCATGGAGCTGCCCGAGAGCGAGCGCGCGGCCTACGTCCAGGGGAAGCGCGACGAATACGTGCGGGACGTGGACATCTACAAGCTCGCTTCCGAGATGCTGGTGGACGGCATCATCGCGGGCTCGGAGCTGCGGGGGGAGCTGATGAAGCGGCTCGAGTACGCGGCCTCCAAGCAGCTCGAGTTTCCGGCGCGCAGGAACCCGGTACTTCCCGTCTGA
- the aroQ gene encoding type II 3-dehydroquinate dehydratase: MARPAARRILVLHGPNLNLLGTREPAVYGRTTLRELDQRIQRHAGARGVEAVCRQSNHEGQLIDWIQTAGREGFGAIVMNPGALTHYSMALRDAVSAVPVPVVEVHLSNIHAREEFRRHSVIAAAAQGQISGFGPVSYLLGLDAALEAATGRPARRAR, translated from the coding sequence ATGGCACGTCCCGCTGCCCGGCGCATCCTCGTGCTTCACGGGCCGAACCTCAATCTCCTGGGCACGCGTGAGCCTGCCGTCTACGGGCGCACGACGCTTCGCGAGCTCGACCAGCGTATCCAGCGACACGCAGGCGCGCGCGGCGTCGAGGCCGTCTGCCGCCAGTCGAATCACGAGGGGCAGCTCATCGACTGGATCCAAACCGCGGGCCGCGAGGGTTTCGGTGCCATCGTGATGAATCCGGGCGCGCTCACCCACTACTCGATGGCCTTGCGCGATGCCGTGTCCGCGGTGCCCGTGCCCGTCGTCGAGGTCCACCTCTCCAATATCCACGCCCGGGAAGAGTTCCGCCGCCACTCCGTCATTGCCGCGGCCGCCCAGGGGCAGATCTCGGGCTTTGGCCCGGTGAGTTACCTGCTCGGGCTGGACGCGGCCCTCGAGGCGGCGACGGGGCGGCCGGCCCGCCGCGCACGGTGA